One genomic region from Streptomyces sp. NBC_01304 encodes:
- a CDS encoding serine hydrolase domain-containing protein → MPSLAGEARGGSGALSSPRLRPGPAERAGLDPGELKLLVREVRRLPAHWCAGAVVLAGRGPVVAVEEAAGWAVRHRSADEELPEHRWVPMTVGTPFDLASLTKLFTTVAAVQQIERGTLGIDALVGAYVPEFTGAREHGITVRHLLTHTSGLRPELPLYDCPDDEARLAALRTEAPLTAPGDTYLYSDLNMLLMQHVLERLTGRRLDQLIREGITRPLGMTHTGFGPCAFAAATEDQRKPWAKLDRGMVRGTVHDENAHALGGVAGHAGLFSTAHDLAVFCRTLLNGGAYGTARILGPDFVDLMLAAPGLGFRVDQPWFMGELAGAGAAGHTGFTGTSLVIDRATDAFLVLLANTVHPRRTRPDSTPRAAAATRLARAARARA, encoded by the coding sequence GTGCCGTCCCTGGCAGGCGAAGCGCGCGGAGGGAGCGGAGCACTGAGCTCACCACGGCTGCGCCCAGGACCCGCCGAACGGGCCGGTCTCGACCCCGGGGAACTGAAGCTGCTCGTGCGCGAGGTGCGCCGGCTGCCCGCGCACTGGTGCGCGGGGGCCGTGGTCCTCGCCGGGCGCGGACCGGTGGTCGCCGTCGAGGAGGCGGCCGGCTGGGCGGTCCGCCACCGGTCGGCGGACGAGGAACTGCCCGAGCACCGGTGGGTGCCGATGACCGTGGGCACGCCCTTCGATCTGGCGTCGCTGACCAAGCTGTTCACCACGGTCGCCGCCGTGCAGCAGATCGAACGCGGGACGCTCGGGATCGACGCGCTCGTCGGGGCGTACGTTCCCGAGTTCACCGGCGCCCGCGAGCACGGCATCACCGTCCGCCATCTGCTCACCCACACCTCGGGCCTGCGCCCCGAACTCCCGCTGTACGACTGCCCGGACGACGAGGCCAGGCTCGCGGCGCTGCGCACCGAGGCACCGCTGACCGCACCAGGCGATACGTATCTCTACTCGGACCTGAACATGCTGCTCATGCAGCACGTCCTGGAACGCCTCACCGGGCGGCGCCTGGACCAGTTGATCCGCGAGGGCATCACCCGGCCGCTCGGCATGACCCACACCGGCTTCGGCCCGTGCGCCTTCGCCGCGGCGACCGAGGACCAGCGAAAGCCCTGGGCGAAGCTGGACCGGGGCATGGTGCGCGGCACCGTGCACGACGAGAACGCCCATGCGCTCGGCGGGGTCGCGGGCCACGCCGGGCTCTTCTCGACGGCGCACGACCTGGCCGTGTTCTGCCGGACCCTGCTCAACGGAGGCGCGTACGGCACCGCCCGCATCCTCGGCCCCGACTTCGTCGACCTGATGCTGGCCGCTCCCGGGCTCGGCTTCCGGGTCGATCAGCCTTGGTTCATGGGCGAGTTGGCGGGCGCGGGCGCGGCGGGCCACACCGGTTTCACCGGCACCTCCCTGGTGATCGACCGCGCCACGGACGCCTTCCTGGTGCTGCTCGCCAACACGGTCCACCCCCGCCGGACCCGGCCCGACAGCACCCCGAGAGCGGCGGCGGCCACGCGCCTCGCGAGGGCGGCACGGGCCCGCGCGTGA
- a CDS encoding bifunctional DNA primase/polymerase encodes MGAEFGRRSGGQSRLSQWLRTRRPKEAEGDGGREALLVAAAKAGLPLAPAAYPSGYRCSCDRIGCPTPARHPVSFAWQTQSTTDSAQIERWARHQPEANFITATGMVHDVLDVPLDAGHSALERLLAAGVEVGPVAESGGDRMLFFTATRGTPEDEDEWWPCELDCHPETMDEHPGLRWHCRGSYVLVPPARLPGELAVTWLRGLEHGLPDPLTLLEPLQDACAEYSGDETAAWPLRH; translated from the coding sequence ATGGGCGCGGAGTTCGGCCGCCGGTCCGGCGGACAGAGCAGGCTCTCCCAGTGGCTGCGTACGCGACGTCCCAAGGAAGCGGAAGGCGACGGCGGCCGAGAGGCCCTGCTTGTCGCTGCCGCCAAGGCGGGACTGCCGCTCGCGCCGGCCGCGTACCCCTCCGGGTACCGATGTTCCTGCGACCGCATCGGCTGTCCGACGCCCGCCAGGCACCCCGTCTCCTTCGCCTGGCAGACCCAGTCCACGACCGACAGCGCCCAGATCGAGCGGTGGGCCCGGCACCAGCCGGAGGCCAACTTCATCACCGCCACCGGCATGGTGCACGACGTGCTCGACGTACCGCTCGACGCGGGCCACAGCGCCCTGGAGCGGCTGCTCGCCGCGGGCGTCGAGGTCGGCCCCGTCGCCGAGTCCGGCGGCGACCGCATGCTCTTCTTCACCGCGACCCGGGGCACCCCCGAGGACGAGGACGAGTGGTGGCCCTGCGAGCTGGACTGCCACCCCGAGACGATGGACGAGCACCCCGGACTGCGCTGGCACTGCCGGGGGTCCTATGTACTCGTGCCACCCGCGCGGCTTCCCGGCGAGCTGGCCGTGACCTGGCTGCGCGGCCTTGAGCACGGGCTGCCGGACCCGCTGACCTTGCTTGAGCCGTTGCAGGATGCGTGCGCCGAGTACTCGGGGGACGAGACGGCGGCCTGGCCGCTCCGTCACTAG
- a CDS encoding Bcr/CflA family multidrug efflux MFS transporter has translation MGPKDIAEIDRTKAEAPAADAEKAKARKTGILTTLVLGGLTAVPPLSMDMYLPALPEVTRVLNAPAATVQLTLTACLAGMALGQLVVGPMSDKWGRRRPLLVGLLIYIAATAICAFAPSAEMLIGFRLLQGLAGSAGIVIARAVVRDLYDGVEMARFFSTLMLISGVAPIVAPLIGGQVLRLTDWRGIFLVLTAIGIALTALVWRQLPETLAPEHRHSGGVGQALHTMRGLFADRVFTGYMLSGGFAFAALFAYISASPFVIQEIYGASPQTFSLLFGLNSVGLIAVGQINGKVLVGRVSLDKALGFGLAVITVAAAALLLMAGGVFGDVGLVPIAAGLFVLMSAMGLAMPNTNALALMRTPHAAGSASALIGTSSFLVGAIASPLVGIAGEDTAVPMAVVQLVCALAAIGCFVGLCRPWQAKRAEGAEH, from the coding sequence ATGGGGCCGAAGGACATAGCCGAGATCGATCGGACGAAGGCGGAGGCTCCGGCGGCGGACGCGGAGAAGGCCAAGGCCCGAAAGACCGGCATCCTCACCACCCTCGTCCTCGGCGGCCTCACCGCAGTCCCACCCCTCTCCATGGACATGTACCTCCCGGCCCTGCCGGAGGTGACCCGCGTACTGAACGCCCCCGCCGCCACCGTCCAGCTCACCCTCACCGCCTGCCTCGCCGGCATGGCGCTCGGCCAGCTCGTGGTCGGCCCGATGAGCGACAAGTGGGGCCGGCGCAGGCCCCTCCTCGTCGGCCTGCTCATCTACATCGCCGCCACCGCGATCTGCGCCTTCGCCCCGAGCGCCGAGATGCTGATCGGGTTCCGGCTGCTGCAGGGCCTCGCCGGATCCGCCGGGATCGTCATCGCACGGGCCGTCGTGCGCGACCTCTACGACGGCGTGGAGATGGCCAGATTCTTCTCCACGCTGATGCTGATATCCGGCGTCGCCCCGATCGTCGCCCCCCTCATCGGCGGCCAGGTCCTGCGCCTCACCGACTGGCGCGGCATCTTCCTGGTCCTCACCGCGATAGGCATCGCCCTCACCGCACTGGTCTGGCGGCAGCTCCCCGAGACCCTGGCCCCCGAGCACCGGCACAGCGGGGGAGTGGGGCAGGCCCTGCACACCATGCGCGGCCTGTTCGCCGACCGCGTCTTCACCGGCTACATGCTCTCCGGCGGCTTCGCCTTCGCCGCGCTGTTCGCGTACATCTCCGCCTCGCCCTTCGTGATCCAGGAGATCTACGGGGCATCCCCGCAGACCTTCTCCCTCCTCTTCGGCCTCAACTCCGTGGGCCTGATCGCCGTCGGCCAGATCAACGGCAAGGTCCTGGTCGGCCGCGTCAGCCTCGACAAGGCCCTCGGCTTCGGCCTCGCAGTGATCACCGTGGCCGCGGCCGCCCTGCTGCTCATGGCGGGCGGCGTCTTCGGCGACGTGGGACTGGTCCCGATCGCCGCCGGACTCTTCGTCCTGATGTCCGCGATGGGCCTCGCGATGCCCAACACCAACGCCCTCGCCCTGATGCGCACCCCGCACGCCGCCGGCTCCGCATCCGCCCTGATCGGCACCTCCTCCTTCCTCGTCGGAGCGATCGCCTCACCGCTCGTGGGCATCGCCGGCGAGGACACCGCCGTACCCATGGCCGTGGTCCAACTGGTCTGCGCACTGGCCGCGATCGGCTGTTTCGTGGGACTGTGCCGTCCCTGGCAGGCGAAGCGCGCGGAGGGAGCGGAGCACTGA
- a CDS encoding alkaline phosphatase D family protein, producing MTPAAHTSGHRRDAELRAAARHLGRRRFLTVTGAAAALAFATNLPGMAHAAEMDAARIAEDPFTLGVASGDPLPGNVLLWTRLAPQPYAPDGGLPAERVTVQWELAHDERFRRIARRGSVTAHPEFAHSVHVEVDHLGEDRVYFYRFRTGSWISPVGRTRTAPGRGDHSSELTLAAVSCQAYHDGYYTAYKHLAGDDVDVVFHLGDYLYEYAVNAVGGARNYTDRTLPAHYNRETVTLEDYRMRYGLYKSDPDLKAAHAAHPFVVTWDDHEVENNYASGIPENDVPPEQFLLRRAAAYRAYWENQPLRRRQAPEGADAQLYRRLHWGRLAQFDILDTRQYRSDQAYGDGAHIPGPESDDPARTLTGATQERWLLDGWHSSRALWNVVPQQVTFAQRRLDLNAQAKVSMDAWDGYRASRDRILAGAAAIGIENLMVLTGDVHVGYAFDIKQDFDDPASRTVGTEIVATSISSGKDGADKPANWDTYMRANPHMKFYNGRRGYAVVTLGLEQARADFKTVSAITSPGAPIATAASFVTEVGDPGLKPV from the coding sequence ATGACACCCGCAGCGCACACATCCGGCCACCGCAGGGACGCCGAACTCCGGGCCGCCGCACGCCATTTGGGGCGCCGGCGCTTTCTGACCGTGACCGGAGCGGCGGCAGCGCTGGCCTTCGCCACTAACCTGCCAGGTATGGCGCATGCCGCAGAAATGGATGCCGCCCGGATCGCCGAGGACCCCTTCACGCTCGGGGTCGCCTCGGGGGACCCGCTGCCCGGCAACGTGCTGCTGTGGACGCGACTCGCCCCACAGCCCTACGCACCCGACGGCGGGCTGCCCGCCGAGCGGGTCACCGTCCAATGGGAGCTCGCACACGACGAGCGCTTCCGGCGCATCGCCAGACGCGGCTCCGTCACCGCGCACCCCGAGTTCGCGCACTCGGTGCACGTCGAGGTCGACCACCTCGGCGAGGACCGCGTCTACTTCTACCGCTTCCGCACCGGCAGCTGGATCAGCCCGGTCGGCCGTACCCGCACCGCGCCCGGCCGCGGCGACCACAGCAGCGAACTCACGCTCGCCGCGGTCTCCTGCCAGGCGTACCACGACGGCTACTACACCGCGTACAAGCACCTGGCCGGTGACGACGTCGACGTGGTCTTCCACCTCGGCGACTACCTCTACGAGTACGCCGTGAACGCGGTGGGCGGCGCCCGCAACTACACGGACCGCACCCTGCCCGCGCACTACAACCGGGAGACGGTGACGCTGGAGGACTACCGGATGCGGTACGGCCTCTACAAGTCCGACCCCGACCTGAAGGCCGCGCACGCCGCACACCCCTTCGTCGTCACCTGGGACGACCACGAGGTCGAGAACAACTACGCGAGCGGCATCCCCGAGAACGACGTACCGCCCGAGCAGTTCCTGCTGCGCCGGGCCGCCGCCTACCGCGCGTACTGGGAGAACCAGCCGCTGCGCCGCCGGCAGGCGCCCGAGGGCGCGGACGCGCAGCTCTACCGCCGACTGCACTGGGGCAGGCTCGCCCAGTTCGACATCCTCGACACCCGCCAGTACCGCTCCGACCAGGCGTACGGCGACGGTGCGCACATACCCGGGCCCGAGTCCGACGACCCGGCGCGCACCCTCACCGGCGCGACCCAGGAGCGCTGGCTCCTCGACGGCTGGCACTCCTCGCGGGCCCTGTGGAACGTCGTCCCGCAGCAGGTCACCTTCGCCCAGCGCCGCCTGGACCTGAACGCCCAGGCGAAGGTCAGCATGGACGCCTGGGACGGCTACCGGGCCTCGCGCGACCGGATCCTCGCGGGGGCCGCGGCGATCGGCATCGAGAACCTGATGGTCCTCACCGGGGACGTGCACGTCGGGTACGCCTTCGACATCAAGCAGGACTTCGACGATCCGGCGTCGCGGACGGTCGGCACGGAGATCGTGGCGACGTCGATCTCGTCCGGGAAGGACGGGGCGGACAAGCCGGCCAACTGGGACACGTACATGCGGGCCAACCCGCACATGAAGTTCTACAACGGCCGTCGCGGCTATGCGGTCGTCACGCTGGGCCTCGAGCAGGCGCGGGCGGACTTCAAGACGGTTTCGGCGATCACGTCGCCGGGGGCGCCGATCGCCACCGCGGCGTCGTTCGTGACGGAGGTGGGCGATCCGGGGCTGAAGCCGGTTTAG
- a CDS encoding DUF6243 family protein yields the protein MTRGGAGGMLGVGGTRSNMSRKSMRGGGNGGRAGGGLSPQAQKKELLRKLQEGRAESSETSRTNPAS from the coding sequence ATGACCCGAGGTGGAGCAGGAGGCATGCTGGGCGTCGGCGGTACGCGCAGCAACATGTCGCGCAAGTCGATGCGGGGCGGCGGCAACGGCGGCCGGGCGGGCGGCGGACTCAGCCCGCAGGCACAGAAGAAGGAACTCCTGCGCAAGCTGCAGGAGGGCCGCGCGGAGAGCTCGGAGACGAGCAGGACGAACCCCGCGTCATGA
- a CDS encoding small ribosomal subunit Rsm22 family protein, with the protein MNAPFSPAPADALRSALAGLLDGLPPKQAAQAVDRLIANYRGRTPTDAPILRDRSDVAAYAAYRMPATFEAVRAALAGLADAAPEWSPGSHVDVGGGTGAATWAVSATWESGRPVTVLDWAEPALTLGRELAAANPLLAEVDWRRSRIGSALSIESADLVTISYVLGELTEADRGSVVAAAARAAQAVVVIEPGTPDGYARVLAARDALLAAGFSIAAPCPHDGACPIEPGADWCHFSARVSRSSLHRKVKGGSLPYEDEKFSYVAAARFPVSPVAARVTRRPQIRKGQVLLDLCTRDSGLARATVTKRHGALYREARDVDWGDPWVQGD; encoded by the coding sequence GTGAACGCCCCCTTTTCCCCCGCCCCCGCGGACGCCCTGCGCTCCGCCCTCGCCGGGCTGCTCGACGGGCTGCCGCCGAAGCAGGCCGCGCAGGCCGTCGACCGGCTGATCGCCAACTACCGGGGGCGCACCCCGACCGACGCCCCCATCCTGCGCGACCGCTCGGACGTGGCCGCGTACGCCGCGTACCGCATGCCGGCGACCTTCGAGGCGGTACGCGCCGCGCTCGCCGGACTCGCGGACGCGGCGCCCGAGTGGAGTCCGGGCAGCCACGTCGACGTCGGCGGCGGCACCGGCGCGGCGACCTGGGCGGTCAGCGCGACCTGGGAGTCCGGGCGTCCGGTGACGGTGCTCGACTGGGCGGAACCCGCGCTGACCCTCGGGCGTGAACTGGCCGCCGCGAACCCGCTGTTGGCGGAGGTGGACTGGCGGCGCTCTCGTATCGGATCGGCGCTCAGCATCGAGAGCGCTGATCTCGTCACGATCTCGTACGTCCTGGGGGAGCTGACGGAGGCGGACCGCGGGTCGGTGGTGGCGGCGGCCGCGCGGGCCGCGCAGGCCGTGGTGGTGATCGAGCCGGGCACCCCCGACGGCTACGCGCGCGTGCTCGCGGCCCGCGACGCGCTGCTCGCGGCGGGCTTCTCGATCGCGGCCCCGTGCCCGCACGACGGGGCCTGCCCCATCGAGCCCGGCGCGGACTGGTGCCACTTCTCGGCGCGGGTCAGCAGGTCGTCCCTGCACCGGAAGGTCAAGGGCGGGTCCTTGCCGTACGAGGACGAGAAGTTCAGCTATGTCGCCGCCGCGCGGTTCCCCGTGTCCCCGGTTGCGGCCCGGGTGACGCGGCGGCCCCAGATCCGCAAGGGGCAGGTGCTGCTTGACCTGTGCACGCGGGATTCGGGCTTGGCCCGGGCCACGGTGACGAAGCGCCATGGCGCCCTTTACCGGGAGGCGCGGGATGTGGACTGGGGCGATCCGTGGGTGCAGGGCGACTGA
- a CDS encoding SDR family oxidoreductase: MNDVQTKVAVVTGAGSGIGRAVAVELVRGGWSVALAGRRVEALEETASLAKSADALIVRTDVAREEDVAALFDAVHSRFGRVDLLFNNAGTFGPGGVPLEDLSYDAWRHVVDTNLNGAFLCAQAAFRAMKAQSPQGGRIVNNGSISAHVPRPHSIAYTATKHAMTGLTKSLSLDGRPYRIAASQIDIGNAATDMTERMQTGILQANGAMAVEPVMDVADVARTVRHMAELPLEANVQFATVMATNMPYIGRG; this comes from the coding sequence ATGAATGACGTGCAAACGAAGGTCGCGGTGGTCACGGGAGCGGGGTCCGGCATCGGCCGGGCGGTCGCGGTGGAGCTGGTGCGCGGTGGCTGGTCCGTGGCCCTCGCGGGGCGGCGGGTGGAGGCGCTGGAGGAGACCGCGTCCCTCGCCAAGTCCGCGGACGCGCTGATCGTGCGTACGGATGTGGCGCGCGAGGAGGATGTGGCCGCGCTCTTCGACGCGGTGCACTCGCGTTTCGGGCGGGTCGATCTGCTCTTCAACAACGCGGGGACGTTCGGGCCCGGTGGGGTGCCGCTGGAGGACCTTTCGTACGACGCGTGGCGTCACGTCGTCGACACGAATCTGAACGGGGCCTTCCTGTGTGCGCAGGCGGCGTTCCGGGCGATGAAGGCGCAGTCGCCGCAGGGGGGTCGGATCGTCAACAACGGGTCGATTTCCGCGCATGTGCCGCGGCCGCACTCGATTGCCTATACGGCGACGAAGCACGCCATGACGGGGCTGACTAAGTCGTTGTCCTTGGACGGACGGCCTTATCGGATCGCTGCGAGTCAGATCGACATCGGCAACGCGGCGACGGATATGACGGAGCGGATGCAGACCGGGATTCTGCAGGCCAATGGGGCCATGGCGGTTGAGCCGGTGATGGACGTGGCGGATGTGGCTCGTACCGTGCGGCACATGGCTGAGCTGCCGCTCGAGGCGAACGTCCAGTTCGCGACGGTTATGGCGACCAACATGCCTTATATCGGGCGCGGATAA
- a CDS encoding glycerophosphodiester phosphodiesterase, whose amino-acid sequence MVTTTVPAAVLTALALAGQAGSLTPLEWGGGPLTVDALPQVVYTAHRGGALEVPENSMSGLMAAHARGTAQVLDVDTRILRDGTLVAMHDAKLDRTTHSRGPVRSLTRADWEQVRLRPDRGLHGQWRSERPPTVAEVLERFGGKVVLMLEAKDPQSLRTLAGMLKVRGLTRSVFVNSNRPSVARRAHGLGLNAQLWRSAKQMKGDHPERWASFVDVLDVDYKARDRDLVRAVRSGIPRVWAHTVNTPGQRDRVLRLGCNGVITDAPGLLARTPIKGVARAGAQPLSEG is encoded by the coding sequence ATGGTGACCACCACAGTGCCGGCGGCCGTGCTCACCGCACTGGCCCTCGCGGGACAGGCCGGATCGCTCACCCCGTTGGAATGGGGCGGCGGTCCGCTGACGGTCGACGCGCTCCCCCAAGTCGTCTACACGGCACACCGGGGCGGCGCCCTGGAGGTGCCGGAGAACTCGATGTCCGGCCTGATGGCGGCCCATGCGCGGGGCACCGCGCAGGTCCTGGACGTGGACACCCGGATACTGCGGGACGGCACGCTGGTCGCGATGCACGACGCGAAACTGGACCGTACGACGCACAGCAGGGGCCCGGTCCGGTCGCTGACCCGCGCCGACTGGGAGCAGGTGCGGCTGCGCCCCGACCGGGGGCTGCACGGCCAGTGGCGGTCCGAACGGCCGCCCACGGTGGCGGAGGTCCTGGAGCGGTTCGGCGGCAAGGTCGTACTGATGCTGGAGGCCAAGGACCCGCAGAGCCTCAGGACGCTGGCCGGGATGCTCAAGGTGCGCGGCCTGACCCGCTCGGTGTTCGTGAACTCCAACCGGCCCTCGGTCGCCCGCCGCGCCCACGGCCTGGGCCTGAACGCCCAGCTGTGGCGGTCGGCGAAGCAGATGAAGGGCGACCACCCGGAGCGCTGGGCCTCCTTCGTCGACGTACTCGATGTGGACTACAAAGCGCGTGACCGGGATCTCGTACGTGCCGTCCGCTCCGGCATTCCCCGGGTGTGGGCGCACACGGTGAACACTCCCGGGCAGCGCGACCGGGTCCTGCGCCTCGGCTGCAACGGCGTGATCACGGACGCGCCGGGCCTCCTCGCGCGCACGCCGATCAAGGGCGTGGCCAGGGCCGGGGCGCAGCCGCTGAGCGAGGGCTAG
- a CDS encoding TetR/AcrR family transcriptional regulator encodes MATKTAPDSSRRSDRSRRAIYDAALALVTEVGYTKTTIEAIASRAGVGKQTIYRWWSSKAEVLLEAFVDLGHQAETQAAEAAGEQPGAVIAALPDTGDVATDLKYVLRTTVDELLDPKYDAPYRALAAAGMDDRKLSEDFVKKLLMPAFDLYSDRLRAAQEAGQVRDGIDVRIALELFVSPVAQRWLQGTGPLTHEYTDTLVDYALHGLAPRD; translated from the coding sequence ATGGCCACAAAGACCGCTCCTGACTCATCGCGCCGCAGCGACCGTTCCCGCCGCGCGATCTACGACGCCGCCCTCGCCCTCGTCACCGAGGTCGGCTACACCAAGACCACGATCGAGGCCATCGCCTCCCGCGCGGGCGTGGGCAAGCAGACGATCTACCGCTGGTGGTCGTCCAAGGCCGAGGTGCTCCTAGAGGCCTTCGTGGACCTCGGCCACCAGGCCGAGACCCAGGCCGCCGAGGCCGCGGGCGAGCAGCCCGGCGCGGTCATCGCCGCGCTTCCGGACACCGGGGATGTCGCGACCGACCTCAAGTACGTCCTGCGCACCACGGTCGACGAACTCCTCGACCCCAAGTACGACGCCCCCTACCGCGCGCTGGCCGCCGCCGGCATGGACGACCGCAAGCTGAGCGAGGACTTCGTAAAGAAGCTCCTGATGCCGGCCTTCGACCTCTACTCCGACCGGCTGCGCGCGGCCCAGGAGGCCGGGCAGGTGCGCGACGGGATCGACGTACGCATCGCCCTGGAGCTGTTCGTCTCACCCGTCGCCCAGCGCTGGCTGCAGGGCACCGGACCGCTCACGCACGAGTACACCGACACGCTCGTCGACTACGCCCTGCACGGCCTGGCCCCGCGCGACTGA
- the ddaH gene encoding dimethylargininase, with translation MPRHATPRRYLMCPPAHFKVTYSINPWMDPAKPVDVPLAIAQWEDLAGRYRALGHTVEELSPRPDLPDMVFAANGATVIDGRVLGARFAYRERAAEAEAHLDWFHSHGFAEIHEPAHINEGEGDFAVTASWILAGRGFRASPLSHGEAQEFFGRPVVGLDLVDPRYYHLDTALAVLDDAADSVMYYPDAFSAGSQAVLRRLFPDALIASEADAVALGLNAVSDGLHVLLPQAAVGLFEPLRSRGFEPIGMDLGELLKGGGSVKCCTQELR, from the coding sequence TTGCCTCGTCACGCCACACCCCGGCGTTACCTGATGTGCCCACCCGCGCACTTCAAGGTCACGTACTCCATCAATCCCTGGATGGATCCCGCCAAACCCGTCGACGTCCCGCTCGCGATCGCGCAGTGGGAGGACCTGGCCGGCCGCTACCGCGCCCTTGGCCACACCGTCGAGGAGCTCTCCCCCCGCCCCGACCTGCCCGACATGGTCTTCGCCGCGAACGGCGCGACCGTGATCGACGGCAGGGTCCTCGGTGCGCGCTTCGCCTACCGCGAGCGGGCCGCGGAGGCCGAGGCCCATCTCGACTGGTTCCACTCCCACGGCTTCGCCGAGATCCACGAGCCCGCCCATATCAACGAGGGCGAGGGCGACTTCGCGGTCACCGCATCCTGGATCCTGGCCGGGCGGGGGTTTCGGGCGAGCCCCTTGTCGCACGGGGAGGCGCAGGAATTCTTCGGGCGGCCGGTGGTGGGGCTCGACCTGGTCGATCCGCGCTACTACCACCTGGATACGGCGCTGGCCGTGCTCGACGACGCGGCGGACTCCGTCATGTACTACCCGGACGCGTTCTCGGCCGGGAGCCAGGCGGTGCTGCGTCGTCTGTTCCCGGATGCGCTCATCGCCTCCGAGGCGGATGCGGTTGCGCTGGGGCTGAACGCGGTGTCCGACGGCCTGCATGTGCTGCTGCCGCAGGCGGCGGTGGGGTTGTTCGAGCCCTTGCGGTCTCGCGGCTTCGAACCCATCGGGATGGACTTGGGTGAGCTGCTCAAGGGTGGCGGCAGCGTGAAGTGCTGCACCCAGGAGTTGAGGTAG